The Paenibacillus sp. RC334 nucleotide sequence AGGGCTCCGGCTTTTTTTCTACAGATGTCTAATCAACTAACAAATTTATTTTCTACCTGTTTCAGATAGGCGACAGGGTCTCGACGGAAACATCTGCGTTTCGTAGATTCTGCGAGCCGTGTAAGATTGAGTATGAAGTCCAACGGCAAACAACTCATCTGGAGAAGGAGGGACATATAAGTTATCCTCTCATAAGACTTTGTCATAAATCATGATAACGTCTATTTTGGGATCTGCCGCAGGACAATGAAGTATACGCATGAAAAGCAGCGATATTCTCAGCTTTTTTGTTTTAACGGGACCTGACATGTGAAGATGTCGAAGGACAAGAACTTGTATTCACATATGATTAGATAATCATCTAATTATAGTGTAACTGGACAATTGCTCATGAAGAATTGGTATTTACCGAAACGGAGGTCATTCCCGAGAACGTAAGCCTTCGTATTCCTTCGTCTTTTGTAGAAATGCCGGAGTCCTTTGCCTCAATGAAATATCCTTTTGAGCGTCGGACCAAGCTTATTTTCACCGATGATTCCTTATCCATCAATATTAACGTGAACCCGACGGAAAACCGGATGTTTAACGATGAGATGGAGAAATTCCAAGCCGAACTGTTAGGGATGTTTGCAGATATGAAAGAAAAGCATGGCATGCGGTGGGCCACCTTGCGAGGGCTAGAGAAGGTGACCATGCAGGCGATGCTCGTTTTCGCTTGCATGAATCTCAAAAAACTAGCCACCTGGCTATGGCGCCCAGGTGGTTCAAAGCAAGGATTTTCCATTTTACAGCATTTCATAGCCCAAATAACAAGACAAACCCCGGAGTTCCGTTCGGAACAAAGGAGGTTTGTCTGCAATCTGAAGCCACCTAGTAAAGGTGGCTTTTCATTATAAAAATTGAAGTTATAAGTTTAATCCCTACTCACAAACTCTTTCCAACAAAGCTCCCAACTGTTCTGCTAATTCTAGATGGGTTACAGGTCGGTCGTTCGTAAACCACCATTCGACTACTCCAACATACGAAGAAGCCAGAAAATAAACAACAAGATCTTTATTTAACCCTTCGTTTATTCCCTTAGTATTATCCACTTCATCCTGAAACTCTTCAATAAGAAATTTCAAGAATCGATTGCGGAAAAAAAGGTGCTCCTTTACTTGCCAGCATCATGGAGAAAAATGCGTAATTACGCTCAAAATATTCTGTCCAAATCACGGACCCTGTAACAAAATCCAAATCGGCAGCTGCTTCACATCTTTCCCGGAGTTCATTAATATGAGTTTCAATTAGTTTATCCAGCAAATCGTATTTATCCATGTAGTGAAGATAAATCGTTCCGCGGCTGACATTTGCTTGATCTGAGAGATCTTGAATGGTAATATCATCAAAATTTTTCTCAGTCATTAGTTCAATTACTGCTGTTTTTAATGCTTCCTGTGTTTTAAGGATTCTTCTATCGACTTTAGACATTTGGCTCACCGAACTTTCTTTTATTATCTAAATATAATAAGGGTTCGTAAATTAACACGCTCATAACAACGGATAACGATTTATTTTCTGAACTTTTTTTTAATTATAAACAGATGTTTATTATTTTATCAACACAATGTATAAACGAAATGGAGTCAAACCGACTTAACTAGAGGCTAATATCCGGAAAACGCAATAGATAATGAACGTTTTTTGGCTCTACACAAAACATAGTGCTTGAAAAAACATAGAAATTATGCTGGAAAAATAGAAAAACATCTGAACATTCCGTAAGATGGTTGTGCGACCAATCCAACTTCGAGGAATGACAGATGCACAATCAGTATACCGATCTTTTGCTTGACTTGCCAGAGGTGAAAACAGAAAAAGTCTTGGAAGTGGGTGAGCAAACGCTTCATGTGGAGGTCTCTCCAGTTGCTCATAAGCAAGCTTGTCCACAATGCCGATCACTTGATTTTGTGATTCGGAAAGGGAGCAATCCAGCGCGTACCATTCGCCATGGTGAGGCTTTTGGTAAATCCATTTATGTACGGGTTCCTGCGATCCGACTGTTTTGTAAGCAGTGTCAGTGTGGATTCGTCTGGCAATACACCTTCGTCGATTCGGGGGAAACGTTACAGCCACGCCTTTGAAAAGCAAGCGATTCGTACGGCAACCGCAGCTACGGTTAAGCACAGTGCCGATCTGCATGCCATGCCCGCCAGTACGCTCCAAACGAAGTACCAACACTGGTTAGCGTTGGCAAGCGAACGCCTTCAGGAACGCGTGTGGCAAGACGCTGCTTGTACTTCCAAGCTTGTGCTGGGTGTAGACGATTTTGCCATCCGAAAAGGCCATACCTACAACACGGGCATTCATAACTTGAGGGGCGAAGCGTTACTAGATATTCTTCCTGGCCGAAAATTGGAGGAACTTCGAGCCTATGCGAAGCAGCATTCATTCTTTTTGGAGCTTCGTCCCATTGCGGTGGTGATGGATCTGGCTCCGTATTACCATACCTGGATTCAGGAATGCTTTCCGAAGGCGATTCGTATTGCGGATCGCTTTCATGTTCATCGGTATGTGATCGAGGCGCTTCAAGCCGTCCGAAAAACGACCCAAACGACGCTTTCTTCTCGAGCGAAAGCGAATTTGAAAGCCAAGCATCGGTTGCTAAACCCCAAAGAGGAGTCCTTGTCCGTTGAAAGGCATAAAGAACTGAAAGAGATTTTAGATTACTCGTCCTTGCTTGGGCAAGCCCATGCCTGGAAAGAATCGTTCAATGAATGGTACGACTGTTCGCCGG carries:
- a CDS encoding transposase, with the protein product MKYPFERRTKLIFTDDSLSININVNPTENRMFNDEMEKFQAELLGMFADMKEKHGMRWATLRGLEKVTMQAMLVFACMNLKKLATWLWRPGGSKQGFSILQHFIAQITRQTPEFRSEQRRFVCNLKPPSKGGFSL
- a CDS encoding transposase family protein codes for the protein MHNQYTDLLLDLPEVKTEKVLEVGEQTLHVEVSPVAHKQACPQCRSLDFVIRKGSNPARTIRHGEAFGKSIYVRVPAIRLFCKQCQCGFVWQYTFVDSGETLQPRL
- a CDS encoding transposase; this translates as MDSSGNTPSSIRGKRYSHAFEKQAIRTATAATVKHSADLHAMPASTLQTKYQHWLALASERLQERVWQDAACTSKLVLGVDDFAIRKGHTYNTGIHNLRGEALLDILPGRKLEELRAYAKQHSFFLELRPIAVVMDLAPYYHTWIQECFPKAIRIADRFHVHRYVIEALQAVRKTTQTTLSSRAKANLKAKHRLLNPKEESLSVERHKELKEILDYSSLLGQAHAWKESFNEWYDCSPDVNTANRWLETWFVQGEQMQHPAIDACVKTIRNWRTEVVNYHRCRWTNAAVDGRNNRMKAFQRRHYFTRNRKRYVQGLLVECNQSRYG